The following proteins are co-located in the Sardina pilchardus chromosome 24, fSarPil1.1, whole genome shotgun sequence genome:
- the LOC134073001 gene encoding myelin P2 protein-like has translation MAEKFVGSWKMVESENFDEYLKALGVGFALRQVASRAKPSLTITMDTDGSITMRTQSTFKNTEVKFKLNEEFDETTGDDRKTKNVMTVENGVLVQRQTWDGKETTIEREVGDGKLTAKCKMGGVVAVRTYVKEP, from the exons ATGGCCGAGAAGTTTGTTGGAAGCTGGAAGATGGTGGAGAGTGAGAACTTTGATGAGTACCTCAAGGCACTGG gtgtgggcTTTGCTCTGAGGCAGGTAGCGAGCAGAGCCAAACCGAGCTTGACCATCACCATGGATACTGATGGAAGCATCACAATGAGGACTCAGAGCACCTTCAAGAACACAGAGGTCAAGTTCAAACTCAACGAGGAGTTCGACGAGACCACCGGCGATGACAGGAAGACCaaa AACGTCATGACGGTGGAGAACGGTGTTCTGGTCCAGAGGCAGACGTGGGACGGCAAGGAGACGACCAtcgagagggaggtgggggacgGCAAGCTGACCGcg aagTGTAAGATGGGCGGCGTGGTGGCGGTGAGAACCTACGTGAAGGAGCCGTAA
- the LOC134073002 gene encoding fatty acid-binding protein, adipocyte-like — MAEKFVGTWKLVESENFDEYLKALGVGFALRQIASRAKPNQVVTLDADGTITIKTLTTFKNTEIKFKLNEEFEQITGDDRKTKNLVTLDNGVMIQRQTWDDKETTMEREVVDDKFIVRCKAGDVLSVRTYARA; from the exons ATGGCCGAGAAGTTTGTTGGAACCTGGAAGTTGGTGGAGAGTGAGAACTTTGATGAGTACCTCAAGGCACTGG gtgtgggcTTTGCTCTTCGGCAGATCGCGAGCCGAGCCAAACCAAACCAGGTGGTGACTCTGGATGCCGACGGCACCATAACCATCAAGACCTTAACCACCTTCAAAAACACCGAAATTAAGTTCAAGTTGAACGAAGAATTCGAGCAGATCACTGGTGATGACAGAAAGACtaag aaCTTAGTGACCCTTGACAACGGCGTGATGATCCAGAGGCAGACCTGGGATGACAAGGAGACcaccatggagagagaggtggtggacGACAAGTTCATTGTG CGATGCAAGGCGGGAGACGTGCTGTCGGTGCGGACGTATGCCAGGGCCTGA